Proteins encoded within one genomic window of Halodesulfurarchaeum formicicum:
- a CDS encoding NAD(+)/NADH kinase — protein sequence MIVGVVAQRANERAVDLAGAVIERLETQGITVRTDQATAEKLDREPCSLDAMDRCDLVVSIGGDGTFLYAARGAGATPILGVNLGEVGFLNTVAPENAIEAVETEVAQYRETGSIRHREVPRVRLKGEDWTLSPALNEVLVQGRRRGHADGIEASIRIDESHYEETHCDGVLVATPTGSTAYNLSEGGPLVHPRTDAFVVTTMSGASAMPPLVVPEKADIEIEITGAAEAVVSSDGSEHRTIRPPTTVSISAAAPAKVAGPGSAFFEALGKLE from the coding sequence ATGATCGTGGGCGTCGTCGCACAACGGGCAAACGAGCGGGCCGTCGATCTGGCCGGGGCGGTCATCGAGCGGCTGGAGACACAGGGGATCACCGTCCGGACCGACCAGGCCACCGCCGAGAAACTCGACCGGGAGCCCTGTTCGCTCGACGCGATGGACCGCTGTGACCTCGTGGTCTCGATCGGGGGCGACGGCACCTTCCTCTATGCGGCCCGCGGGGCCGGCGCCACGCCGATCCTGGGCGTCAACCTGGGCGAAGTCGGCTTTCTCAACACGGTCGCCCCCGAAAACGCCATCGAGGCCGTCGAGACGGAGGTCGCCCAGTATCGCGAAACGGGCTCGATCCGCCACCGGGAGGTCCCCCGGGTTCGACTGAAAGGCGAGGACTGGACACTTTCCCCCGCGCTCAACGAAGTCCTCGTCCAGGGGCGACGGCGGGGTCACGCCGATGGGATCGAGGCCAGCATCCGCATCGACGAGTCCCACTACGAGGAGACCCACTGTGACGGCGTCCTCGTCGCCACTCCGACGGGAAGCACCGCGTACAATCTGAGCGAGGGGGGCCCGCTGGTCCATCCCCGGACGGACGCCTTCGTCGTGACTACCATGTCCGGCGCCAGCGCGATGCCACCGCTCGTGGTGCCCGAGAAAGCGGACATCGAGATCGAAATCACGGGCGCGGCGGAGGCGGTTGTCTCCAGTGACGGCTCGGAGCACCGGACGATTCGGCCCCCGACCACAGTCTCGATTTCGGCGGCAGCGCCCGCGAAAGTTGCGGGTCCGGGGAGTGCGTTCTTCGAGGCGCTCGGAAAGCTGGAGTGA
- a CDS encoding DUF7345 domain-containing protein: MRRALLVGVLLALLLGVAAPAAATPTHEETTFAVEIQETGDAVWTVSTSYTLESDADRAAFDQLRSEFEAGTGPGPSVDTFRSAADQVAAQTDRDMEITAVDRSSSVTESENVTGTLTLTFTWTNFAVVTEKQVSVESAFAGGWFGDLAADQTLTIEPPSGYRVQTATPSTDIVDGALCWNGPQQFEAGEPGVVFETVTVPGIGLDPMVALGLLAAVVGGGLLLLGWRNDYLGGLGIGTAAPEESDETTPPTDEPPAAGAGEQSESDTAAVDTDLLSDEERVERLLRENDGRMKQARIVEETRWSNAKVSQLLSAMEAAGRVEKLRIGRENLISLPEESEE; encoded by the coding sequence ATGCGACGGGCCCTCCTGGTCGGTGTCCTCCTCGCCCTCCTGCTCGGTGTGGCCGCCCCAGCCGCGGCGACTCCCACCCACGAGGAGACGACCTTCGCCGTCGAGATCCAGGAGACGGGTGATGCCGTCTGGACGGTCTCGACGAGCTACACCCTCGAATCCGACGCCGACCGGGCGGCCTTCGACCAGCTCCGGTCCGAGTTCGAGGCGGGCACCGGGCCGGGCCCGAGCGTGGACACCTTCCGGAGCGCGGCCGACCAGGTGGCCGCACAGACAGACCGGGACATGGAGATCACGGCAGTCGATCGATCGAGTTCGGTGACCGAGTCCGAGAACGTCACCGGGACGCTCACCCTCACGTTCACCTGGACGAACTTCGCCGTGGTCACCGAAAAGCAGGTGTCAGTCGAGTCGGCCTTCGCCGGGGGCTGGTTCGGTGACCTCGCGGCCGACCAGACCCTCACTATCGAGCCGCCCTCCGGCTATCGGGTCCAGACGGCCACCCCCTCCACGGACATCGTGGACGGCGCACTGTGCTGGAACGGGCCCCAGCAGTTCGAGGCGGGCGAGCCGGGAGTCGTCTTCGAGACGGTCACGGTCCCCGGCATCGGCCTCGATCCGATGGTAGCCCTGGGCCTGCTGGCAGCCGTGGTCGGCGGCGGTCTGCTCCTCCTGGGGTGGCGAAACGACTATCTCGGCGGGCTGGGGATCGGGACCGCGGCGCCGGAAGAGTCCGACGAGACGACCCCGCCGACCGACGAACCGCCGGCTGCTGGGGCGGGCGAGCAGTCCGAGTCCGACACGGCGGCCGTCGATACTGACCTGTTGAGCGACGAGGAGCGGGTCGAGCGGCTGCTCAGGGAGAACGACGGCCGGATGAAACAGGCCCGGATCGTCGAGGAGACCCGCTGGTCGAACGCCAAGGTCTCCCAGTTGCTCTCAGCGATGGAAGCCGCGGGCCGGGTCGAGAAACTCCGGATCGGGCGGGAGAACCTGATCTCCCTGCCCGAGGAATCCGAAGAGTAG
- a CDS encoding KaiC domain-containing protein, whose product MAEDTEEDWFERALAEEPDQDEPAEADESGVPDQDESAEADEGEVPDQDESAETDESGVPEPDESDTAESNAFPDLSAESGSEAGDSAAETPAEDAFGAEADVIDIDVSETESFGFDLDEGAEDGLDEEEYHADIPRINVGIEGLDAMIQEGVPDRSLMAVIGGAGTGKTTFALQFLQEALRNDGKAVFITLEENRERILRSASQKGWDFEAAVADGSLAVLDLDPVDMANSLTSIRSELPRLVGDFEADRLVLDSVSLLEMMYDDQATRRTEIYDFANALKRAGVTTLVTSEASEETAYASRFGIIEYLTDAVFVLQYVRPEDFQETRLAVEIQKIRDANHARESKPYELTSGGIEVYRDATIF is encoded by the coding sequence ATGGCCGAGGACACCGAGGAGGACTGGTTCGAACGGGCCCTCGCCGAGGAACCCGATCAAGATGAGCCTGCGGAGGCCGATGAAAGTGGGGTGCCCGATCAAGATGAGTCTGCGGAGGCCGATGAGGGTGAGGTGCCCGATCAAGATGAGTCTGCGGAGACCGATGAGAGTGGGGTGCCCGAGCCAGATGAGTCCGATACGGCCGAATCAAACGCGTTCCCGGATCTCTCTGCCGAGTCGGGCTCCGAAGCCGGCGATTCGGCGGCTGAGACCCCCGCCGAGGATGCCTTCGGAGCCGAGGCGGACGTGATCGACATCGACGTCTCCGAGACGGAGTCCTTCGGTTTCGACCTCGATGAAGGGGCTGAGGACGGCCTCGACGAGGAGGAATACCACGCGGACATCCCCCGCATCAACGTGGGCATCGAGGGCCTGGACGCGATGATCCAGGAGGGGGTTCCCGACCGCTCGCTTATGGCCGTCATCGGCGGGGCCGGCACCGGGAAGACCACCTTCGCGCTCCAGTTCCTCCAGGAAGCACTCCGAAACGACGGCAAGGCCGTGTTCATCACGCTGGAGGAAAACCGGGAGCGGATCCTTCGCAGCGCCAGTCAGAAGGGCTGGGACTTCGAGGCGGCCGTCGCGGACGGGTCGCTCGCCGTTCTGGACCTGGATCCAGTGGATATGGCCAACAGCCTGACGAGCATCCGCAGCGAGCTCCCCCGGCTGGTCGGGGACTTCGAGGCCGACCGCCTGGTCCTGGATTCGGTCTCGCTTCTGGAGATGATGTACGACGACCAGGCGACCCGGCGCACGGAGATCTATGACTTCGCGAACGCGCTGAAACGGGCCGGGGTCACCACGCTCGTGACCAGCGAAGCGTCGGAGGAGACGGCCTATGCCTCCCGATTCGGGATCATCGAGTATCTCACCGACGCGGTGTTCGTCCTGCAGTACGTCCGCCCGGAGGACTTCCAGGAGACCCGACTTGCCGTCGAGATCCAGAAGATCCGAGACGCGAATCACGCTCGGGAGAGCAAGCCCTACGAGCTTACGAGCGGCGGGATCGAGGTCTACCGGGACGCGACGATCTTCTGA
- the mptA gene encoding GTP cyclohydrolase MptA, with amino-acid sequence MSHDLPDVQATEPDVTVGLERVGVTGVEKLVEINRGSGRPLVLMAEFEVYVDLPRKRKGLDMSRNLEVIDETLEDAVSEPVYQVEEMCGEVAERLLQKHEYTTKAMVQMEAEYMIRDETPASGRTTQSRVDFIASATASEDSETREEIGARVDGMTVCPCSQGMIEERAREELEDLGVGEEEVTEFLSRVPQAGHSQRGHATLTVESPGKPDVDFRDLVEIARDAMSARIYNMAKRPDEDHMTYAAHANARFVEDCVRSMAEQVVEECDEIDDEAVITMKQENEESIHQHNAHAERIATMDELRAEVTGE; translated from the coding sequence ATGAGTCACGATCTCCCGGACGTGCAGGCAACCGAGCCGGACGTCACCGTCGGACTGGAGCGGGTCGGGGTCACCGGCGTCGAGAAGCTCGTCGAGATCAACCGTGGCAGCGGTCGGCCACTCGTTCTCATGGCGGAGTTCGAGGTCTACGTGGACCTGCCGCGCAAGCGCAAGGGACTGGACATGTCCCGCAACCTCGAGGTCATCGACGAGACCCTGGAGGATGCGGTCAGCGAACCGGTCTACCAGGTCGAAGAGATGTGTGGCGAAGTCGCCGAGCGGCTCCTCCAGAAACACGAGTACACCACCAAGGCGATGGTGCAGATGGAGGCCGAGTACATGATTCGCGACGAGACCCCCGCCAGCGGGCGAACCACTCAGAGCCGCGTGGACTTCATCGCCAGTGCCACCGCCAGCGAGGACAGCGAGACCCGCGAGGAGATTGGGGCCCGCGTGGACGGGATGACTGTCTGTCCCTGCTCACAGGGTATGATCGAGGAGCGCGCCCGCGAGGAACTCGAGGACCTCGGCGTGGGTGAGGAGGAGGTCACGGAGTTCCTCAGTCGCGTCCCCCAGGCCGGGCACTCCCAGCGGGGGCATGCGACCCTCACCGTCGAGTCCCCCGGCAAGCCGGACGTGGACTTCCGTGATCTCGTCGAGATCGCGCGGGACGCCATGAGCGCCCGCATCTACAACATGGCAAAGCGCCCGGACGAGGACCACATGACCTACGCCGCTCACGCCAACGCCCGGTTCGTCGAGGACTGTGTGCGCTCGATGGCCGAGCAGGTCGTCGAGGAGTGTGACGAGATCGACGACGAGGCCGTCATCACGATGAAACAGGAGAACGAGGAGTCCATCCACCAGCACAACGCCCACGCCGAGCGGATCGCGACGATGGACGAGTTGCGAGCAGAAGTCACCGGCGAGTAG
- a CDS encoding electron transfer flavoprotein subunit beta/FixA family protein codes for MKILVTFAEVAAVADNFEIEDGAVADRYLEYDLNEWDEYALEAAVSLREEGIAEEVVTVTIGPERSADTIRMALAKGADRAIRIWGDDLEGDPLEDVSTRAALMAPVVEAEAPTLVLSGVQAADDGYGSTGVSLARTLGWQWGAVVNDFTLDREADSVRVRRELEGGIEELTTLSLPAVLTIQTGINDPRYASLRGLQEAQKQEIDVQTPAELGVGADRLEPRLERGELTEPPSRGDTEYVEGDPPEQATAIAEQLIESGVVQE; via the coding sequence ATGAAGATTCTGGTCACCTTCGCCGAGGTGGCAGCCGTCGCGGACAACTTCGAGATCGAGGACGGGGCGGTCGCCGACCGCTACCTGGAGTATGATCTCAACGAGTGGGACGAGTACGCCCTGGAGGCGGCCGTCTCCCTCCGCGAGGAGGGGATCGCCGAGGAGGTCGTCACCGTGACCATCGGGCCGGAGCGCTCGGCGGACACCATCCGGATGGCCCTCGCGAAAGGGGCCGACCGGGCGATCCGGATCTGGGGTGATGACCTGGAAGGCGACCCCCTGGAGGACGTCTCGACCCGCGCGGCTCTCATGGCCCCCGTCGTCGAGGCCGAAGCACCCACCCTCGTTCTCTCGGGCGTCCAGGCGGCTGACGACGGCTACGGGTCGACCGGCGTCTCGCTGGCCCGCACCCTCGGCTGGCAGTGGGGCGCGGTCGTCAACGACTTCACGCTCGATCGTGAGGCCGACTCCGTCCGGGTCAGACGGGAACTCGAGGGTGGCATCGAGGAGCTCACGACCCTCTCGCTGCCGGCGGTGCTAACCATCCAGACCGGGATCAACGACCCCCGGTACGCCAGCCTGAGAGGACTCCAGGAGGCCCAGAAACAGGAGATCGACGTACAGACCCCCGCTGAGCTGGGCGTCGGGGCCGACCGGCTCGAACCCCGGCTCGAGCGAGGTGAACTCACAGAGCCACCGAGTCGCGGGGACACCGAGTACGTGGAGGGGGACCCACCCGAACAGGCGACGGCGATCGCAGAGCAACTCATCGAATCGGGGGTGGTCCAGGAATGA
- a CDS encoding DUF7094 domain-containing protein codes for MNRPLIAILAGLLLVTSVLSVPGVAAQATTNERLAPVEGAASNTTRMLHLDTADRRGFGTASTSVTAAVGSEAGAGAATLTQYAVAQEFENSPSAGERALDEAIAVSADRIVALETREQRARDRFRAGEIEMEQYLAVLGSVNREAHAIESSLDHFETRAQNESLQDRVRALQTDTARYVGPIADAVGSAVAGGPETDRIYVAAADHGVVLGGLRGGQYVREATRTDARDGTVGTIDLGAAQDRIGELYPWAWTNKGDVSINTVGADVFRFQLSHDHGRLNSLLDTSSGNVYREVQQKSLATLPVAPGPSTTAGNLTLRVSAADPGSPLRVQVTNESGGQVPASVSINGTYAGQTGPESSVWTLAPPENFTVTAEADDQELELDVDPR; via the coding sequence ATGAATCGCCCGCTCATCGCGATCCTCGCGGGGCTTTTGCTCGTGACGAGCGTGCTTTCGGTCCCCGGCGTGGCCGCCCAGGCCACCACGAACGAGCGACTGGCCCCGGTCGAGGGTGCGGCTTCGAACACCACACGCATGCTGCACCTCGATACGGCCGATCGGCGCGGGTTCGGCACGGCCTCGACATCCGTGACAGCCGCGGTGGGGAGCGAGGCGGGCGCGGGGGCGGCGACCCTTACCCAGTACGCGGTGGCCCAGGAGTTCGAAAACTCGCCGTCGGCGGGTGAACGGGCCCTCGACGAGGCGATCGCGGTCTCGGCGGACCGAATCGTGGCCCTCGAAACCCGGGAACAACGTGCTCGTGACCGCTTTCGCGCGGGCGAAATCGAGATGGAACAGTATCTCGCGGTGCTGGGTTCGGTGAACCGCGAGGCCCACGCCATCGAGTCCTCCCTCGATCACTTCGAGACGCGTGCCCAGAACGAGAGTCTGCAGGACCGCGTCCGCGCCCTCCAGACCGACACTGCTCGATACGTCGGGCCGATCGCGGACGCGGTGGGGAGTGCAGTTGCCGGCGGGCCCGAGACCGACCGGATCTACGTCGCCGCCGCGGACCACGGGGTCGTCCTCGGCGGGCTCCGAGGCGGGCAGTACGTCCGGGAGGCCACCCGGACCGATGCCCGGGACGGGACCGTCGGCACGATCGACCTGGGGGCCGCCCAGGACCGGATCGGTGAACTCTACCCCTGGGCCTGGACGAACAAAGGCGACGTCAGCATCAACACCGTCGGTGCCGATGTCTTCCGATTCCAGCTCTCACACGACCACGGGCGACTGAACAGTCTGCTCGACACCTCCTCGGGGAACGTCTACCGCGAGGTCCAGCAGAAGTCCCTCGCAACCCTCCCCGTCGCGCCCGGGCCGTCGACGACTGCCGGGAACCTGACACTCCGGGTTTCGGCTGCCGATCCCGGATCGCCGCTGCGGGTGCAAGTGACAAACGAGTCCGGGGGCCAGGTGCCGGCATCGGTATCGATAAACGGCACCTACGCGGGCCAGACCGGGCCCGAATCGAGTGTCTGGACGCTCGCCCCACCCGAGAACTTCACAGTGACCGCCGAGGCCGACGATCAGGAACTCGAACTCGACGTGGATCCTCGCTAG
- a CDS encoding electron transfer flavoprotein subunit alpha/FixB family protein, which yields MSDVLAVVEHRRGELRDVSLELIEAGADLAAELDGELHVAVIGGNVEAIADRLNRDGVDVIHTIADGAEFNHDVYVQAVRALYETLEPAVVLAPHTVNALDYVPAVAVDLDLPLVTDVIDVEVTEAGLRTTRGLYESKIEATVTVTERPCVVTLRPGEWARAGGVSSVPVEAFEFEIEESAVDSHVEGFEEAGAGDVDVTAADFLIGVGRGIGEEANLSVIEDLAEVTDATIAASRPLVDNGWFDTSRQVGQSGKTVSPDVYLAVGISGAVQHVAGIKGANTIIAVNTDPHAPIFDIADQAIVGDLFEVIPELTDQLR from the coding sequence ATGAGCGACGTGCTTGCGGTCGTCGAACACCGGCGTGGGGAGCTTCGGGATGTCAGTCTCGAACTCATCGAGGCTGGCGCGGACCTGGCCGCGGAACTGGACGGGGAGTTGCACGTGGCCGTGATCGGCGGGAACGTCGAGGCGATCGCGGATCGGCTCAACCGGGACGGCGTCGACGTGATCCACACGATCGCTGACGGGGCCGAGTTCAATCACGACGTCTACGTCCAGGCAGTCCGAGCGCTCTATGAAACACTCGAACCCGCCGTGGTGCTCGCACCCCACACCGTCAACGCGCTCGACTACGTGCCGGCAGTCGCCGTCGATCTGGACCTGCCACTGGTGACAGACGTGATCGACGTGGAAGTCACCGAGGCGGGGCTCCGGACCACCCGCGGTCTCTACGAGTCCAAGATCGAAGCCACCGTCACCGTCACGGAGCGCCCGTGTGTGGTGACCCTGCGGCCCGGCGAGTGGGCGCGGGCCGGGGGCGTCAGTTCGGTTCCCGTCGAGGCCTTCGAGTTCGAGATCGAGGAGTCGGCGGTCGACTCGCACGTCGAGGGCTTCGAGGAGGCGGGAGCCGGCGACGTGGACGTGACCGCCGCGGACTTCCTGATCGGCGTGGGTCGGGGCATCGGCGAGGAAGCGAACCTCTCGGTGATCGAGGACCTCGCCGAGGTGACGGATGCCACCATCGCCGCGTCCCGGCCGCTCGTGGACAACGGCTGGTTCGACACCAGCCGGCAGGTCGGCCAGTCCGGCAAGACCGTCTCTCCCGATGTGTACCTCGCCGTCGGGATCTCGGGGGCCGTCCAGCACGTGGCGGGGATCAAGGGCGCGAACACGATCATCGCCGTCAACACCGATCCCCACGCCCCGATCTTCGACATCGCGGACCAGGCCATCGTGGGCGATCTCTTCGAAGTGATCCCGGAACTCACCGACCAGCTCCGGTGA
- a CDS encoding type IV pilin translates to MTRAVSPILGTLLLTAITVVLVAVLVSTLGAASLGGVVAGPDAGDATNFVRLSATATADGEITLTHEGGDPVDLSHASVHITVDGTPLQEQPPVPFFSTAGFEPGPTGPFNSAADPTWSIGEQASLTVSGSNEPSLAVGDTVQVELVRDGRPLGSASSSVLGDDADGDDGEV, encoded by the coding sequence ATGACTCGTGCCGTCTCTCCGATCCTCGGGACACTCCTGCTGACCGCGATCACCGTCGTGCTCGTCGCCGTCCTGGTCAGTACGCTCGGTGCGGCCTCGCTCGGTGGCGTCGTGGCCGGCCCGGACGCCGGCGACGCCACGAACTTCGTCCGGCTCTCCGCTACTGCGACCGCTGACGGTGAGATCACCCTCACACACGAGGGCGGTGACCCGGTCGACCTGTCCCATGCCTCGGTTCACATCACTGTGGACGGAACGCCACTGCAGGAGCAACCGCCGGTCCCCTTCTTCTCGACGGCGGGCTTCGAGCCGGGGCCGACGGGGCCGTTTAACTCCGCTGCGGACCCGACCTGGTCGATCGGCGAGCAGGCCTCGCTCACCGTCTCCGGGTCGAACGAGCCGTCGCTCGCAGTCGGTGACACTGTGCAGGTCGAACTCGTTCGGGACGGGCGCCCCCTCGGTAGTGCCAGCAGTTCAGTGCTCGGGGACGACGCCGACGGAGACGATGGCGAGGTTTGA
- a CDS encoding polyprenyl synthetase family protein, whose product MEYVEARRDVIEERLREVVAAVEPTELEDELAHVVLAGGKRVRPTLTLLACEAAGGSVWSSDSESLGPNGQTALDFAVGVELVHNASLVVDDIIDQSALRRGSESAWAAYGHGPAIVASDGLLGEAFALFSADSRALESVSRALVELGEGEAVELVDQPSSESEYMELARRKTGALFRTAAELGAIAADADAATIDALGEYAERVGIAFQIRDDVLDSVADAEDLGKPTGQDDTMDRPSIVRVTGEDPETLTERARMESEAALAALDRVAVEDSEARQYLEDLATFVVDRDR is encoded by the coding sequence ATGGAGTACGTCGAGGCGCGCCGGGACGTCATCGAGGAGCGGCTTCGCGAGGTCGTCGCGGCGGTCGAACCGACTGAACTCGAAGACGAACTCGCACACGTCGTACTCGCGGGTGGGAAACGGGTGCGACCGACGCTGACGCTGCTCGCCTGCGAAGCCGCCGGCGGGTCGGTCTGGTCGAGCGATTCGGAATCCCTGGGTCCGAACGGCCAGACGGCCCTCGATTTCGCGGTGGGCGTGGAACTCGTGCACAACGCCTCGCTGGTGGTCGATGACATCATCGACCAGTCGGCCCTTCGCCGCGGGAGCGAGAGTGCCTGGGCGGCCTACGGACACGGCCCGGCCATCGTCGCGAGCGACGGCCTGCTCGGGGAGGCGTTCGCACTCTTTTCGGCGGACTCCCGGGCCCTGGAGTCGGTCTCCCGGGCTCTGGTGGAACTCGGCGAGGGCGAGGCCGTCGAACTGGTCGATCAACCGAGTTCGGAATCCGAGTACATGGAACTGGCCCGGCGAAAGACGGGCGCGCTCTTCCGGACGGCCGCGGAACTCGGCGCGATCGCCGCCGACGCCGACGCGGCCACGATCGACGCCCTCGGCGAGTACGCCGAGCGAGTGGGGATTGCCTTCCAGATCCGGGACGACGTGCTGGATTCGGTGGCCGACGCCGAGGACCTGGGGAAGCCGACTGGACAGGACGACACCATGGACCGCCCGTCGATCGTCAGAGTGACCGGCGAGGACCCGGAGACACTGACCGAACGGGCCCGCATGGAGTCGGAAGCCGCCCTCGCTGCGCTCGACCGGGTCGCAGTCGAGGACAGCGAGGCCCGCCAGTACCTCGAAGACCTCGCGACGTTCGTGGTCGACCGGGACCGCTAG
- a CDS encoding DUF373 family protein: protein MLLVLCVDLDDDLGRKTGIPTPVVGRNAIEHAAVSLAEADPEDSDVNVLFEGVHLHDKLAGGDEPVEVAAVTGEERGEVAANRAVGRELDEVLATLQADEAVRVIVVTDGAQDESVIPVIRSRVQIDSVRRVVVRQAQDLESMYYTIKQVLDDPETRGTILVPLGVLLLIYPLAVLADMVGLPGSVLGVGSGALGLYALVRGLGLEDAIDDWVSRARESLYTGRVTLITYIVAAALLVIGGVEGIATLDSVRVEAAVDVGTMLAALFYGAIRWVAAAALTTSFGQITDEFIAGRFRYRYLNAPVYILAIGAILHTMSAFFLGRVALATLAAVLTVGTLLSVLSTLAMAVVESVRARNVAEA from the coding sequence ATGCTGCTGGTCCTGTGTGTGGACCTGGACGACGACCTCGGTCGGAAGACCGGGATCCCGACGCCGGTCGTGGGTCGGAACGCGATCGAGCACGCCGCGGTATCCCTGGCCGAGGCCGACCCCGAGGACAGCGACGTCAACGTCCTCTTCGAGGGGGTCCACCTCCACGACAAGCTGGCCGGGGGCGACGAGCCAGTCGAAGTGGCCGCGGTGACGGGCGAGGAGCGCGGCGAAGTGGCCGCGAACCGGGCGGTGGGCCGCGAACTCGACGAGGTACTCGCGACACTGCAGGCGGACGAGGCGGTCCGGGTGATCGTCGTGACCGACGGGGCCCAGGACGAGAGTGTGATCCCGGTCATTCGCTCCCGGGTGCAGATCGATTCCGTCCGGCGGGTCGTCGTCCGACAGGCACAGGACCTCGAATCGATGTACTACACGATCAAACAGGTCCTCGATGACCCGGAGACTCGCGGGACGATCCTCGTCCCGCTCGGCGTTCTACTCCTGATCTATCCGCTCGCGGTCCTGGCGGATATGGTCGGGCTCCCCGGCTCGGTCCTGGGGGTTGGATCGGGCGCGCTGGGCCTGTATGCCCTCGTTCGCGGACTCGGCCTCGAAGACGCCATCGACGACTGGGTCTCCCGCGCCCGCGAGAGCCTCTACACCGGCCGGGTGACACTCATTACGTACATCGTGGCCGCAGCGCTGCTCGTCATCGGCGGGGTCGAGGGCATCGCCACCCTCGATTCGGTCCGGGTCGAGGCAGCCGTGGACGTGGGGACGATGCTCGCGGCGCTGTTCTACGGGGCGATCCGGTGGGTCGCGGCCGCGGCGCTCACGACGAGTTTCGGCCAGATAACTGATGAGTTCATCGCGGGGCGCTTTCGCTATCGCTATCTCAACGCGCCGGTCTACATCCTCGCCATCGGGGCCATCCTCCATACGATGAGTGCCTTCTTCCTCGGTCGGGTCGCGCTGGCGACCCTGGCGGCAGTCCTCACGGTCGGCACGCTCCTGAGCGTGCTGAGTACGCTCGCGATGGCCGTCGTCGAATCGGTCCGGGCCCGAAACGTGGCGGAGGCCTAG
- a CDS encoding radical SAM protein has product MISRGCEQCALGGKLVLFVHGYCDHRDCFYCPLGENRKNVDQVFANERPVESDEDVLEAARKMDAMGSSITGGEPLESMERTTHYISLLKDEFGADHHIHLYTGITGDREIMRDLAEAGLDEIRFHPPVALWGNIHGTFWEEILYIAREEGLTPAFEIPGIEAETEFLEFIEEGAVDFVNVNEFEMSQGNYRRMHEQGYDRRTDHMSAVEGASEDDMAELVSHPKVYFCTSTFKDAAQHRNRLRRTAPNVSRPFEEITDDGTLVYGVTEAEPARLDELGVPDEYYEVVDGQVEIAWWLLEEMVEEGDIEGGTIIEQYPTWDEQVVEKTPL; this is encoded by the coding sequence ATGATATCCCGGGGTTGCGAGCAGTGTGCGCTCGGTGGGAAGCTAGTGCTTTTCGTCCACGGCTACTGTGATCACCGGGACTGCTTTTACTGCCCGCTCGGGGAGAATCGGAAGAACGTCGATCAGGTCTTCGCGAACGAGCGTCCCGTCGAGTCCGACGAGGACGTCCTGGAAGCCGCCCGGAAGATGGACGCGATGGGGAGTTCGATCACGGGCGGGGAACCCCTGGAGTCGATGGAGCGGACGACCCACTACATCTCGCTTCTGAAAGACGAGTTCGGGGCGGACCACCACATCCACCTCTATACGGGCATCACGGGCGACCGGGAGATAATGCGGGATCTCGCCGAGGCGGGCCTGGACGAGATCCGGTTCCACCCGCCGGTGGCCCTCTGGGGGAACATCCATGGCACCTTCTGGGAGGAGATCCTCTACATCGCCCGCGAGGAGGGGCTCACGCCGGCCTTCGAGATCCCGGGGATCGAGGCCGAGACCGAGTTCCTGGAGTTCATCGAGGAGGGCGCGGTCGACTTCGTGAACGTCAACGAGTTCGAGATGAGCCAGGGGAACTACCGCCGGATGCACGAACAGGGCTACGACCGGCGCACGGACCACATGAGCGCCGTCGAGGGCGCAAGCGAGGACGACATGGCCGAACTCGTCTCGCACCCGAAGGTGTACTTCTGTACGAGCACGTTCAAGGACGCCGCCCAGCATCGCAATCGCCTCCGGCGAACGGCTCCGAACGTCAGCCGCCCGTTCGAGGAGATCACCGACGACGGCACCCTCGTCTACGGCGTGACCGAGGCCGAGCCGGCCCGACTGGACGAACTTGGCGTTCCGGATGAGTACTACGAAGTCGTGGACGGGCAGGTGGAGATCGCCTGGTGGCTCTTGGAGGAGATGGTCGAGGAAGGCGATATCGAGGGCGGCACGATCATCGAGCAGTACCCGACCTGGGACGAGCAGGTCGTCGAAAAGACACCGCTTTGA